GGTTTGTCGCAAGACCTACATGACCCCTCGGAGGCCCTTCGAGAAGTCGCGGCTCGACCAAGAGCTGAAGCTGATCGGCGAATATGGGCTCCGGAACAAACGTGAGGTGTGGAGGGTCTTCACCTTGGCCAAGATCCGCAAGGCCGCGCGGGAGCTGCTGATGCTGGACGAGAAGGACCCGCGGCGCCTGTTTGAGGGCAATGCCTTGCTTCCTCGACTGGTGCGCATTGGAGTGCTGGACGAGGGCAAGATGAAGCTGGATTATATCCTGGGTCTGAAGATTGAGGATTCCTTGGAGAGGCGTCTGCAGACCCAGGTCTTCAAGCTGGGCTTGGCCAAGTCCATCCACCACGCCCGGGTGCTGATCCGCCAACGCCACGTCAGGGTCCGAAAGCAAGTGGTGAGCATCCGGTCCTTCATCGTCCGCCCGGATTCCCAGAAGCACATTGACTTCTCCACGCGCTCTCCGAATGCGGGTGGCCGCCCAGGGCGTGTGAAGAGGAAGAATGCCAAGAAGGGCCAGGGTGGGGCTGGCGCCCGCGATCAGGAAGAGGAGGATCGAGCCTATCCTTCCCATCCGccctaccccctacccccggGACCCATGGATTGTCTAGTTTCCCAGTCACATAATAAAAGAACCAATGctttgggaaataaataaataaataaataaagcacatttAATCTGCTCCCAAATAAAAGCCATTTGGGGCAGAATGTTACCAGGCCACGTGGGTCCCCTAGGGATGAGCTATCATCATATCCCTGGTCCCACCCAACAGCAAA
Above is a genomic segment from Mustela lutreola isolate mMusLut2 chromosome 3, mMusLut2.pri, whole genome shotgun sequence containing:
- the LOC131827736 gene encoding small ribosomal subunit protein uS4-like; amino-acid sequence: MPVARSWVCRKTYMTPRRPFEKSRLDQELKLIGEYGLRNKREVWRVFTLAKIRKAARELLMLDEKDPRRLFEGNALLPRLVRIGVLDEGKMKLDYILGLKIEDSLERRLQTQVFKLGLAKSIHHARVLIRQRHVRVRKQVVSIRSFIVRPDSQKHIDFSTRSPNAGGRPGRVKRKNAKKGQGGAGARDQEEEDRAYPSHPPYPLPPGPMDCLVSQSHNKRTNALGNK